Genomic DNA from Cucurbita pepo subsp. pepo cultivar mu-cu-16 chromosome LG13, ASM280686v2, whole genome shotgun sequence:
ataaaaaaaatatttatataaaatattatatgtctttttatttatttatttaatatttgtaaaatataaattattaattaattgaatatactttatatatgtttttggAAAAACAgaaatgagaataaaataaacaataaagttcactttttttctttctaaatctgtacactaaattttttaaatatttttttttaaaaggagaGAAACCGAAACAAAAATTCGAacaattatcaaatatttatttttctggaTGCGACATAGAGGGTTTGTTCGATTTTTTTATcgatttgaaaatatatatttagagaataaattCTGTTGAACCAGTCCGCTTTTATTCATCTAGATTAGTTGTCGGGCACGACCCAATAAAAATGACTTTAATGGACCTCTCTAAATAATAAGGAGAACATGTCATCCACTTACTATCCTTCCTTTTCTACGTCCAAAATGCTAATCTTGCTTTTTACCAATAAATAGTTATTTGTTCTCACCTGTGGACGTTAGTCAAACCATTGAAACATTCACTGAAACTAAAATCGTACtgttaaactatttaatattaaattaaatttgtttgacattaacatcattttttattttattattgttgaaGGACATTAAACATACATTTAtgattattactattatttattatatcgATAAGATAAAGTGGTATACTACGTTATTAGATcgtattatattattaattatcaatatatatatatatttttttgtattttatttttaaatttgttatgaGCATGCAAAAATAGTTGATGGTGTTAattaattctcttttttttttattattatttatttgacaaaattattttcaaattacaGTTATTTTTCAATCTTACTAGTTTACTCTACTTTTACTTTGTggtaacttttaaattttatatatatattaagttaaaaaatatgcGGCATAAGAATTTCACACTTTTTGGAAAgggtatttttcttaatacGTGGAAGTTGAcaaccttttaatttttaatgaataaattagagaatatatgtattgactatatatatatattcactaaatattcttaaaaaagaataagattaattacaaaaatttaggaaaataaataattaaaatgaaaattctttttaaaatttgaagaaaaagaaaagagagtatcattttctttttcattttttaatttaattttaatttttcatttttaacttatataataatgatttttttttttttttttttttgttcggccttttattttaatttttataacgGCACAAATTTGAGATTGTCTATAGATAATTGGATTTTTcgtagaaaaattataaaaatggataacagataatatcaattttttcgACATagattctattaaaaaaaatataacacatcatataaattcaataatatttaaacagaAATACAATCCACCTAATTTTTAAAGACTCAAATTCAATATTagaacatatatatttatttacaagtAAATAAGTGTTATAAAATAAGTTAGCTTAGTAATATATATACCACCCAGGAAGTACGAAGATGTATTATAATCTGAAAGGATGCTATTGGTGGCTAGGAATGAAGAACATAGAGGATTTCATAAGACGATGCTTGACCCGCCATCAAGTGGAGGCTTCGAGACAGCGTCTAGCCGTGTATATGAGTTCTATCTTGAATTGGCCAAAGATTAAGCAGAATTTTAACGTGATCCGAGTAGTGGAGAAAGAGAGCATACAAGACAAATTACTCCCTTTAAGAGGAACTTAGAATGAAGAATATAATTGATTATCaactctttttaattaatgaacaCTGAGTTTAATTAACGAAAAAAATTCCTCTCCACTCCTTGGATTCTTAGTTCTAATTGGGTAGGTCGTGCGGGCCCCGACCTTAACGACATATCAAATGATCCATggtttttcatttcttatatgATTGTTTGACTCGTAGCCCATGTGCAATTTATACGAGTCGCTTTGCGTGTCCAAATTATCCTTATTGTAACTGAAAATTTTCCGATCGGAGAAATAGCGCAATGGGTTCTCAGGAGAACGACCGAGCAATCTTGGAGGAGGGTCTTTTACAGGTTTGATCTCTCTGCCTCGGAATATTCGGAATAGGACTGTTTCCGCTAGTGGAATGGTCAAAGGGTGTGAATCACTTGAATCTCGAACCCATATATACTTTGCATTCGTgatttcatctttcttttcccctGTTCGTTAGATTCTTAAGACGAAGATCTTGAAGATATATGAAATGAACATGGATAACCTGTTAGCGAATTAATCGTTTACGTAATTACACAATTTGAGCACTTGATGTCCTTCGTGATGCTTGCTAAGAAAAAGTCTAACAATTAATTCTGGTTAGCTCAATGGGTCTGAAATTGATGTTCATAGTTTTTGGATTAATCTTCTTCCTAAACGAAGAGCATTGTTGAAGCCATTTATTTCGTCATATACAGCCAAGTCTTCATAATATTGAagtgtttaatttatttggaattgggTATGTGAAGGCTGATGACCATTTGTTTTTCTCctgcttctttcttcttccctctcGGATGAAGGCTTCTTTTCCCGGTGATTGATTTGCCATACATAATTTGGGTGGTTACTCATTTGTGAGATCCATATGAACACATGACATGCGAATTGTGCTAGTATAGGCACACCCTTTCCTTGAGTTTATTGAAACTCTAACGAAAAGACCTTTGAGTTTTATCTTGTGATGGTACCTTCGAAGCAGGCtggatgttttgttttaaaacatgatgTTCTTGGTTAAGTAGGAGGGCTGTCTCCATTTGTGTGGCCCATTGGCCATTGTTAGGTTAAAGGAAAGGGATTGGGATAAGTAGATATTGATGTTCAGATTTTGGGATAAGGAATGTACAACTCAACAACATACAACACTTGTCAACTTCCTCATATGTTGGCACAAGCATCAACTGTTTTTGAATTGCGTATTCCAGGACTGAAGGAATGAGTATGCTAACAAGTTTCTATTCCACCGCATGATTGACATACATAAATGTATAATATATGGACATTATAATTACATATGTATTCTAAAGAtgtttatttgtatttttctcttaacCCGTCATATTACATATGTcatgttaatatttttcatacaagaaaaatacaagGGTTCGGGGTTTGGGCGGTCTTATGAGGTATTTGGTTGAAGAGGAATAATTAAGTGTTTAGAGTGTTGGAGAGGGAGAACCAAGAAGGATATGTGGGCTCTTGGTAGGTTCCATGTCTCTCTTTGGGCTTTAGTTGTTAtgtctttttgtaattacccTTTTAAGTATCATTTTGCTTCACTGGATTCTGCTGTTGTTTTAGTTTGACTCCTTTTGTTTGAGGCTAGTTTTTTGTATCTCCTtgtattcttcattttttaagtCTGTACTTCATAAGTTCTTTTtaaaggaatatatatatatatatctaggGGTGGTCATGGTATTACTATGCGACACTGCGGGGTCAACACCTACAAATgcttaaattttgatttcctTCTTTTAGAATGAAAGCAATGGACTTTATACAGGCGATGGCTCAGTTGACTTCCATGGTAATCCTGTTCTCAAGCAAAATACAGGAAACTGGAAAGCATGCCCATTCATTCTAGGTATCTTTTTTTAGCTTTGGTATGGTTAGCATAAATTAGTAACTCAACTTGGACTTAACAAtttaaacttcaaaactttaaactgtcttttcttttttattctttactTGACATTTGAATCCCTTTATTCATACAGGGAATGAAGGCTGTGAGCGATTGGCCTACTATGGGATTTCAACTAACCTTGTTACGTATCTTACAAATAAACTACATCAAGGAAATGTATCAGCTGCTAGAAACGTCACTACTTGGCAAGGAACTTGTTATCTTACACCCCTTATTGGAGCTATATTGGCAGATGCATACTGGGGAAGATATTGGACAATTGCTACTTTTTCAACAATTTACTTCATTGTATGTTTCATCTGAAGTGGATATGCCTTCCTCCCTTCCCTGGCATTTCTgtagttttgttttatttgcaTATTATAGTGATTTTTGTCATGATGTTCTTTGTAGATAGATTCCTATGGAACTTTAAGCCCCTTTAGATGAACTGGTTAACATTTTCctcaaaaagtatttttaagtaCGAACttattctcttctttctctgtcTTGCCAAATCCTGCAACGTTAAGCTTAAATTCTAAGAATATTGGTGGACAAGATGGTTGCCTTACATAGCGCAATAAACAATGTATGAAGTAATATGACTGGTGGAAATTACTTTAGGGATATCATTTGTGGATCAAATACACTCCTTTGTTGCTTAGGATGCACCCTTTTCAAACCTGCATGCCAGTCTCATCATTATATTTTCAGAGTGCGACTAAAGATGCAGGTTTTTCTTTACAGGGAATGTGTACATTAACTCTCTCTGCATCGGTTCCTGCTTTAAAGCCAGCTGAATGTGTTGGGTTTATGTGCCCCCCAGCTTCTGCTGCTCAGTATATTGTATTTTTCCTTGGGCTCTATTTGATTGCCCTTGGGACAGGTGGAATTAAACCATGTGTTTCATCCTTTGGAGCAGATCAGTTTGATGATACTGATCCTGCTGAAAGGGTTAAAAAGGGCTCGTTTTTCAACTGGTTTTACTTTTCTATCAACATTGGAGCTCTTATATCAAGTAGTTTCCTGGTTTGGATACAAGACAATGCTGGGTGGGGTCTGGGGTTTGGCATCCCTGCATTATTTATGGGCCTTGCTATTGTAAGTTTCTTCTCTGGCACAAAGCTCTACAGATTTCAGAAACCGGGAGGAAGCCCAATTACGAGAATGTGCCAGGTTTTGGTTGCTTCCTTTCATAAACGAAATGTAAAGATTCCTGGTGACAGTAATCTTCTATATGAGGTGCAAGACAAAATTTCTGCCATTGAAGGAAGTCGCAAGCTGGAACACAGCAATGAACTGAAGTAACTTTCTTTCACTAGCTGAGATATAATCTTGTAGCTGCattccaaaatatttattcttattcCTTTATAAGGCAAacttcttatttttcatgtcaaattttgatttgctAATGATGGATTAGGTGACACAGTAAAACCCAGTTATTCTTTCAACATTTATATATTAGCATGTCTAGGGGAGTACCAAATCTTCATTCTCTTTCCAGTTCCCAAGCAACTTGTTAGTGGGATCTttcaaatgatatttttgataGCAGTAATCGCCATTAGTTCGTTTCGTAGATTTGCTGCTTGAAACAATCGGGTGCGTAGCTATTACATGCATTAGTTATATGTGTATGGTATGTATATACTAGACAGATTCATGGTAGATTTTATGCATATTTTGAATCTGTCCTGGTCATACGAATATCTGGTAGGATAATTAGCAACCTTACTAATTATGTTACTGTCTGTGCAGACCTTTCTTCGCAATGAACAACATCATTTTGTCTGTACTAAACATTGCAATTAAACGATGTTTTACTTTGACATATGATGTGAAAACCTGATCATGATTGAATACTGAGAAAATTCACGACTTATTGCTTGTCGGAGATGACTTTTTAAGTACTTAAAAAAGGATTTTACGCATTTAAAAAGTCATTTCAATCCGATTTTTGGTGGAGAAATTAACCGTAAACTTTATTTGTGCTGCAGATGCCTTGATAAAGCGGCTGTCATCTCTGATGCTGAGTTGAAAAGCGGAGACTTTTCCAATCCCTGGAGGCTCTGCACAGTAACTCAAGTCGAAGAATTCAAGATTCTTATCCGAATGTTCCCAATATGGGCTATTGGAATCGTCTTTTCTGCCGTGTACGCCCAAATGTCGACATTGTTcgtagagcaagggacaatgCTAGACACAACTATTGGTTCTTTCCGCATTCCTCCAGCCTCTCTCTCGACCTTCGACGTTGTAAGTGTTATTTTCTGGGTGCCTGTGTATGATAGATTCATAGTTCCAATGGCAAGAAAAGTCACAGGAAACGGGAGGGGATTCACAGAAATACAGCGAATGGGAATCGGCCTGTTCATATCGATTTTATGCATGTCAGCTGCAGCCTTGGTAGAGATCAAACGACTGGAACTTGCCAGAGAACTTGATTTGGTGCATAAACCAGAGGCTGTACCGCTGAGCATACTATGGCAGATACCACAATATTTCTTGCTGGGTGCAGCAGAAGTATTCACATTCATTGGACAGCTCGAGTTCTTCTATGATCAATCTCCAGATGCCATGAGGAGTTTGTGCAGTGCATTGTCTCTGTTGACCACTGCGTTGGGGAACTACCTCAGTTCCTTCATTCTAACCATTGTAACCTACTTGACAACGAGAAATGGACAGCCCGGGTGGATACCAGATAACTTGAATGAGGGCCATCTGGATTTCTTCTTCTGGCTCTTGGCTGCACTAAGCTTCTTCAACTTGTTGCTCTATATTGTCTGTGCCAAACGCTACCGCCCAAAGAAGGCTTCCTAAAGGTGAAGGAAGAacatgctgctgctgctgctgctgctgctgactGCTGTAACTGTAAGCCACAAAAGGCCATTTCCAGAAACCATATTTGGGTCATTATTCTGGTCtgctgtatatatatatagattacAAACGGCCCCCAtttccctcttctttttttaacttcaaattcattttgatATTGCAAGTTGGCTTAAATTTGGTGTCATGTGCTTAAAAGAGCATGGATTAGTAACGATCTTAACCATCTTTGGTGGTTTGTTTGTTcataattgttattattttaaggcTCTATGTTCCagaaattctttattttcccATCAGCACTTCGAGGAAAggaaatattaatgaaatagtGCATGATCTTCATCATTAAGGCCAATGAAAATTCATTGAACTCAATGAATTTTAGAACATGATTGATATGGgtgtataaatttataaagaattatACAAAAAATATTCCTGATTTTCGTTTTTTgcgtttgaattttaaaattcgttCGAAACGATAGCCTTAAACTTTGAAATTGTTTCAAACAATATATTTTCTGTTGGTGAGAGAATTTGAAAGGTGATAGCTATGGCTCCTCACGTTCTCATTTTGATCTGATCGATCGTGACACGGAGTTGAGAGAAGACAAATGGAGAGAGATATAATTACAGAAAGTGGGTTTGTTTATGGTAATGAATTTGCAAATGTTTTAGAGCAGGGGATCTTCTTCCATTAATGGTGCCTCTGGCTGTGGCTCCCACACGCAACTCtgtctctatctctctctctctctagtacTCGTATGAACTGTTGATGGTGCTGTTGCTTGCTCTCTGGTTTGATTATAATGGGAATTGGGATGGAATCTTCATCCCTATGCGCTCTTGTGTCGGTTCGTTTTCTGGAGGAGATGCGCCGCTGTAATGTTTGTGATCGCTGCTTCTGATTCTTACGTTTCCGCCATGTTTAGTTACCATTCCTCCATCTCCTTCCGTCGTACCCTTCAGATTCTTCTCCTCTTCACtgccatttctctctcttgtctTGTTATTTTCAGAGAACTCGACTCCTTTCGCTACTTTcctctcttctccttctccactTTCTCCGCTTCTCCTCCTCCTGCTTTGCCCTTCTTCCCCTCCCTCGCTGATGACGACGAGCTTTCTGCTGTGAGTTATCTCGTTTCCTTGTTCGTCTTCTGTTCACGTGTTGCCATTTTGGTTGattattttcttactttttgttcttttggttTGTGTTGATTAATCTAGTTTCCGTAATCGTCGTTCTTCCGAATTGTGAGTTTGAATGTCATCGATGAATTGGCCTTGATAATGAGGGATGTGCTTTGGTAGTGTGTTTTTCTAATGCTGAAGTATTGATCTGCTCTGGATTGGATGTTTTATGCTTCTGATTATACTCTTCCTTGCCTCTGATTTTGCCTCGTTTGGCTGATTATAGGATGCTGATGAGTATGAACTGGGCAAGGTCTTGAAGGATGCTGCAACAGAAGGCAGAACTGTTATTTTAACTACTTTGAATGAAGCATGGGCATCTCCAAACTCAGTAATTGATCTCTTTCTCGAGAGCTTCAGAATTGGAAATCAAACTCGCCAACTATTGAACCATTTGGTTATTATTGCATTTGACAGAAAGGCATTCATTCGTTGCTTGGCTATCCATGTCCATTGTTTTTCTCTTGTTACTGAAGGAGTTGATTTTCATTCAGAGGCATATTTTATGTCACCCGACTACTTGAAGATGATGTGGAGAAGGATTGATTTTCTGCGAACTGTTCTTGAGATGGGGTACAATTTTGTGTTCACGGTATCATActctctccttttcctttgtgATGCAACCTTccttagtttttatttatatcaatggttca
This window encodes:
- the LOC111809289 gene encoding uncharacterized protein At4g15970-like, whose translation is MFVIAASDSYVSAMFSYHSSISFRRTLQILLLFTAISLSCLVIFRELDSFRYFPLFSFSTFSASPPPALPFFPSLADDDELSADADEYELGKVLKDAATEGRTVILTTLNEAWASPNSVIDLFLESFRIGNQTRQLLNHLVIIAFDRKAFIRCLAIHVHCFSLVTEGVDFHSEAYFMSPDYLKMMWRRIDFLRTVLEMGYNFVFTDADVMWFRDPFPFFDMDADFQIACDHYLGIPDDLDNRPNGGFNYVKSNNRSIEFYKYWYSSRETYLGYHDQDVLNKIKYDFFIYEIGLKIIFLDTAYFGGFCEPSKDLNRVLTMHANCCIGMNNKLHDLRIMLEDWKHYMSMPPYLKASSNSSWRVPQNCSI
- the LOC111809362 gene encoding protein NRT1/ PTR FAMILY 8.3-like, translated to MGSQENDRAILEEGLLQNESNGLYTGDGSVDFHGNPVLKQNTGNWKACPFILGNEGCERLAYYGISTNLVTYLTNKLHQGNVSAARNVTTWQGTCYLTPLIGAILADAYWGRYWTIATFSTIYFIGMCTLTLSASVPALKPAECVGFMCPPASAAQYIVFFLGLYLIALGTGGIKPCVSSFGADQFDDTDPAERVKKGSFFNWFYFSINIGALISSSFLVWIQDNAGWGLGFGIPALFMGLAIVSFFSGTKLYRFQKPGGSPITRMCQVLVASFHKRNVKIPGDSNLLYEVQDKISAIEGSRKLEHSNELKCLDKAAVISDAELKSGDFSNPWRLCTVTQVEEFKILIRMFPIWAIGIVFSAVYAQMSTLFVEQGTMLDTTIGSFRIPPASLSTFDVVSVIFWVPVYDRFIVPMARKVTGNGRGFTEIQRMGIGLFISILCMSAAALVEIKRLELARELDLVHKPEAVPLSILWQIPQYFLLGAAEVFTFIGQLEFFYDQSPDAMRSLCSALSLLTTALGNYLSSFILTIVTYLTTRNGQPGWIPDNLNEGHLDFFFWLLAALSFFNLLLYIVCAKRYRPKKAS